The stretch of DNA GGCCGCGAAGCTGCTGGTCGACATGGTCAGCTGAGAAGGCCCCCCACGGGGCCCTGTCCGCGTCAGGCGATCGGCTCGCGCATCTCCTCGCGTACTGCCAGCGTGATGCGTGCGACCTCGACCAGGTCGACGTCTTCGGGGGCCTGGCTCACGTTCTCATCGGTGATCAGACCCACACTTGCCCCGGTGTTGGCGTCGCCCCACGCGCACATCGGGACGTTGCTCCGCACCCCGGCCTGCTCGGAGGTCAGCACCTGGCACCGCAGTGTCATGCCGGAGCCCTCGGGCGTGATGTCGTGCGCGGGGACGGCGACCGTGGCGCCCGGTGCTTCGGCGGCGCCCTCCATCATGTAGGTCCGCGACAACGCCGGATCCTTGAACCGCCCGTACATGCCGGAGACGACCAGCCTGCTGCCGTCCTGCTCGCCTTGTCCCGTGTACCCGCCCACGACGCCCGTCGGGTCGCGGACGTTGCTGCGGCTCCGGTTCTCCTCCACCATTTGCCGGCCCGTGGTGTCCGAGAGGTCCGTGCTGAGCTTGAACGTCCCCCCGACCATTTCGGCGGGCACCCGCAGGCGATACTTCGCCTCCGGGAACCCTGCCCCGTCGCCGAACACCGCGAACCCGGCGATCGCCACCACCAGGGCCCCCACGCCGGCACCGACGACGGCGAGAATCTTGCCGGTGCTGTGCCTGGGCGGCGGAGCCATGGGCGGCGCACCCCATGGACCGTGCCCTGCGGCGTAGGGCTGCTGCCCGTACGGCTGGCCCTGCTGCGGGAAGGGCGGATGAACGTAGGGCGGTTGCGGAGGCTGCTGCCCGTACGGGGGCGGGGCAGCGCCGAACCCACCGGGCTGTGATGGCGGCGTGGACATGCCGATACGCTACGTCACCCTCCGGGCACGGCAACGCCAGGCCCAGCAGGGGCGGTTACCCCGCAGCCTGCGCGGGTGACGGCTTCGGAGACGAGCGGAAGGTTCAAGTGCCGTGCCACCAGGACGAGGTGGGCCCGCTCTTGTTCCTCGGGGACTCTGCCGCCGGGCATGGCCTTCAGACGCGTGTGGTCAGGCAGCGGCGGCAGGCCCTGGCCGCGCGCTCGGGCCGCGTGCAGTACGACGGCGGCGGCCTGGGCCGCGACCAGGTCGAAGTGGTCGGGCAGGTCGGCTTCACGGTCGGCGAGGCCGGCCACTGCCTGAGCGGGTGCCCCGCTCCACCACGGGCTCAGGACGCGCTCGCCCTCGCGGATCTCGGCGAGCCGGCGGAGCAGTTCCACCCGCCAGTTCCGCCACCAGAACAGCGGCTGCGGAGCGAGGACGAGCTGTCCGTTGTCCTCGCCGAGCCGTGTCGCCACCTTCCACAGCTGTTCCATCGCCCGGCAGTCGCGGCGCTCCTCGCGCCGGGAGCTGAACACGAGCCGGGCCAGGGCGAAGGAAGCGGCCACGCCGCTGGCGATGGTGGCAAGCCATGCGCCCTCGGCAAGGAAGTCCAGGCGATGTGTGCCCGTGGCGACGGCTGAGATCACCGCGGTGAGGGTCAGGGCGATGTTGGCGATGTCCAGGGCCACGGCGGTCGCGAACGCCTTGAGGCTCTTCTGCAGGGCCATGTCGAGGTCGGGCCGCCCCGGCATGACGACGCCACGGCACTGCTGCATGGTGACGAGCGCGGTGGCGACGATGCCGACCGAGTAGACGACCTGGAAGGCGACGACCTGCCAGATGTCGGCATAGGCCGCGGAGTAGCGGAGGGGGCGTGCGGGGCCCCGCACGTCGGCCCAGACGTAGAGGACGGTCATCAGGAGGATGGCGCTGCCGTACACCGGCGCCCAGGTGGCGATCGTGCGCCGCAGGGCGGCCCGCTCCTTGCGTGCCGGGTGCCACAGCTGAGTCATCAGGTGGGCATGGCCGAGACACAGCAGGGTGGCGGAGTTGACGATGAGCGCCGGAAGATTGGCGGAGCCCGCGGCCGCGCCCACGGCCCGGTAGACGGCGGGCGTGCAGAGCAGGAAGATCACGCCGCAGTGGATCAGGACCGACGCCGTCAGTTTGAGGG from Streptomyces sp. BA2 encodes:
- a CDS encoding DUF6545 domain-containing protein, coding for MWHVVLTAVNLAIAGFALTLGFAKAHAARGNPDLTLKLTASVLIHCGVIFLLCTPAVYRAVGAAAGSANLPALIVNSATLLCLGHAHLMTQLWHPARKERAALRRTIATWAPVYGSAILLMTVLYVWADVRGPARPLRYSAAYADIWQVVAFQVVYSVGIVATALVTMQQCRGVVMPGRPDLDMALQKSLKAFATAVALDIANIALTLTAVISAVATGTHRLDFLAEGAWLATIASGVAASFALARLVFSSRREERRDCRAMEQLWKVATRLGEDNGQLVLAPQPLFWWRNWRVELLRRLAEIREGERVLSPWWSGAPAQAVAGLADREADLPDHFDLVAAQAAAVVLHAARARGQGLPPLPDHTRLKAMPGGRVPEEQERAHLVLVARHLNLPLVSEAVTRAGCGVTAPAGPGVAVPGG